A region of Pseudorasbora parva isolate DD20220531a chromosome 14, ASM2467924v1, whole genome shotgun sequence DNA encodes the following proteins:
- the LOC137040628 gene encoding receptor-transporting protein 2-like has translation MTLMLWESSLQAKASELHDDSWHITITDSIEPHNQARDWHQYISGSFARFTCSLCKRSWMSKRVQVVFHFHLNTTRKEGTIKLRRFKQKCRRCNEAKMEDPNFPVENIDVLINRLVEKIRMRCYKEDLGETNRPSVFSGRVNGPHESAHCEACRLSICSQAN, from the exons ATGACATTAATGCTGTGGGAAAGTTCTTTACAGGCGAAGGCGAGTGAGCTTCACGACGACTCATGGCACATTACAATTACTGACTCTATTGAGCCACACAATCAGGCTCGTGATTGGCACCAATACATCTCTGGCTCCTTCGCACG GTTCACCTGTTCTCTCTGCAAAAGATCCTGGATGTCTAAAAGAGTGCAGGTGGTGTTCCACTTCCACCTGAACACGACGAGGAAAGAGGGAACCATTAAACTGAGACGCTTCAAACAGAAGTGCAGGAGGTGCAATGAAGCTAAGATGGAGGATCCTAACTTCCCAGTGGAAAACATTGATGTGCTGATTAATAGACTAGTTGAAAAGATCCGCATGAGGTGCTACAAAGAAGACCTGGGTGAAACGAACAGACCCTCAGTGTTCAGTGGCAGAGTTAACGGGCCGCATGAGAGCGCTCATTGTGAAGCCTGTCGGCTTAGCATCTGTAGTCAGGCCAACTGA
- the LOC137039792 gene encoding 5-hydroxytryptamine receptor 3A-like: protein MKNCIDENNVPDTLYVYVDYTGKVTDDLPYHVISSCNLDIYTFPFDIQNCSFTFNSYQHTMMDVQLSIAEPVEISFKYSLEVMTTKGEWELIVLSRRPTMYVVNLLIPSCFLITVDLFSFLLPPQNVDRSAFKMTLILGYTVFLLLMNDLLPVTGNTLPLINAFFSLCLALMVASLLETILIINIQCGSSHYGPLPRWVKMLFINYLARLVFLSKKPSDDQNCDPEEQRTETKCCDPGVDTPQSKAVHMTSPSLQELRKISHELLSIRQQFEKHLKTDESTDEWVHLGQVIDRLLFGLYIIFLSVSFVTILIVWQYWYYKNASLLYK from the exons ATGAAGAACTG CATTGATGAAAATAATGTGCCAGACACACTTTACGTCTACGTCGATTATACTGGCAAGGTAACAGACGATCTTCCATATCATGTCATCAGTTCCTGTAACCTAGATATCTACACCTTTCCATTCGATATTCAGAACTGCTCATTCACCTTTAATTCATACCAGCACACCA TGATGGATGTCCAGTTGTCCATTGCTGAACCAGTGGAGATATCATTCAAATATTCTCTTGAAGTGATGACAACTAAAGGAGAGTGGGAGCTG ATTGTCCTCAGCCGTCGACCCACCATGTACGTGGTGAACCTCCTGATTCCCAGCTGTTTCCTCATTACTGTAGATCTATTCAGCTTTCTTCTACCACCTCAGAATGTGGATCGTTCCGCCTTCAAAATGACCCTCATCTTGGGTTACACTGTGTTCCTGCTGCTAATGAATGACCTGCTGCCCGTCACTGGAAACACCTTACCTCTCATAA ATGcatttttctctctctgctTGGCACTGATGGTGGCCAGTCTTCTGGAGACAATTCTTATCATAAATATTCAGTGTGGATCCAGTCACTACGGACCATTACCTCGATGGGTCAAGATGCTTTTCATCAACTACCTTGCTAGACTTGTTTTTTTAAGCAAGAAACCCAGTGACGACCAAAACTGTGATCCTGAAG AGCAGAGAACTGAGACCAAATGCTGTGATCCTGGAGTTGACACCCCTCAGAGCAAAGCGGTCCATATGACATCTCCTTCTCTTCAGGAACTGAGGAAGATAAGCCATGAGTTACTATCCATCCGTCAGCAGTTCGAGAAACATCTGAAAACTGATGAGAGCACAGATGAGTGGGTACATTTGGGTCAAGTCATTGACCGCTTGCTTTTTGGGCTGTATATTATCTTTCTCTCAGTGAGTTTCGTCACTATTTTAATTGTTTGGCAGTACTGGTATTACAAAAATGCATCattgttatataaataa